One Micromonospora sp. FIMYZ51 genomic window carries:
- a CDS encoding sugar porter family MFS transporter, with protein MQADDKSPAGGSATAGPQGNGHGVVILVTAAAALGGFLFGFDTAVINGAVDAIQAEFHMSSGLLGFVVSAALLGCAVGAWFAGPIANRTGRLRVMLIAAVLFAASAIGSALAVGPIDLTIWRILGGLAVGAASVIAPAYIAEISPAHLRGRLGSLQQLAIVTGIFVALLVNYVLAAAAGGASESVPWGGTAWRWMFAVELLPALLYGVLALRIPESPRYLVQKQRVTEAREVLRRFVGGDVDQRIREITRSLGEGTQAIRLADLRGPRLGLLPIVWVGLLLSVFQQFVGINVIFYYSTTLWRSVGFTEENALLITVITSVTNILTTIVAIALVDRIGRKPLLVAGATGMLVTLVTLAWCFSTATGSGDDVTLGPVIGKVALVAANLYVVSFGVSWGPVVWVLLGEMFNNRIRATALAVAAAAQWVANWLVSTSFPVLADVGLAFAYGLYAGCAALALVFVLRMVRETKGRELEDM; from the coding sequence ATGCAGGCCGACGACAAGTCACCAGCCGGCGGCAGCGCCACCGCCGGGCCGCAGGGCAATGGTCACGGTGTGGTGATTCTGGTTACCGCCGCCGCAGCGTTGGGCGGGTTCCTCTTCGGCTTCGACACCGCTGTGATCAACGGTGCGGTCGACGCCATCCAGGCCGAGTTCCACATGTCATCGGGGCTACTGGGATTCGTCGTCTCCGCCGCCCTGCTGGGATGTGCCGTCGGCGCGTGGTTCGCCGGCCCCATCGCCAACCGCACCGGCCGGCTGCGGGTCATGCTGATCGCGGCGGTTCTCTTCGCGGCCAGCGCCATCGGATCCGCCCTCGCGGTCGGGCCGATCGACCTGACCATCTGGCGGATCCTGGGGGGTCTGGCCGTCGGGGCCGCCAGTGTGATCGCCCCGGCGTACATCGCGGAGATCTCACCAGCACACCTGCGCGGACGGCTCGGCTCGCTGCAACAGCTCGCCATCGTCACCGGCATCTTCGTGGCGTTGCTGGTGAACTACGTGCTGGCAGCCGCCGCCGGTGGGGCCAGCGAGTCGGTGCCGTGGGGCGGAACGGCGTGGCGGTGGATGTTCGCCGTAGAGCTGCTGCCGGCGCTGCTGTACGGGGTGCTCGCCCTCCGGATCCCGGAATCACCGCGTTACCTGGTGCAGAAACAGCGGGTGACCGAAGCACGCGAGGTGCTGCGCCGGTTCGTCGGCGGTGATGTGGACCAGCGGATCCGCGAGATCACCCGGTCGTTGGGCGAGGGGACGCAGGCGATCCGGCTCGCTGACCTACGCGGTCCCCGCCTCGGGTTGTTGCCGATCGTCTGGGTCGGGCTGCTGCTCTCGGTCTTCCAGCAGTTCGTCGGCATCAACGTGATCTTCTACTACTCCACCACGTTGTGGCGCTCGGTCGGTTTCACGGAGGAGAACGCGCTGCTGATCACCGTGATCACCAGCGTGACCAACATCCTCACCACGATCGTGGCGATCGCGCTTGTGGATCGGATCGGACGCAAGCCCCTGCTGGTGGCCGGCGCCACCGGAATGCTTGTCACCCTGGTGACACTGGCCTGGTGCTTCAGCACCGCCACCGGCTCGGGTGACGACGTGACGCTCGGACCGGTGATCGGCAAGGTGGCGCTGGTCGCGGCCAACCTGTACGTGGTGTCGTTCGGGGTGAGCTGGGGGCCGGTGGTCTGGGTCCTGCTGGGCGAGATGTTCAACAACCGGATCCGGGCCACCGCCCTGGCGGTGGCCGCCGCCGCCCAGTGGGTCGCGAACTGGCTTGTCTCCACCAGCTTCCCGGTGCTCGCCGATGTCGGCCTGGCCTTCGCGTACGGGTTGTACGCCGGCTGCGCCGCCCTGGCCCTGGTCTTCGTGCTCCGAATGGTCCGGGAGACCAAGGGTCGGGAACTCGAGGACATGTGA
- a CDS encoding MarR family transcriptional regulator, with protein sequence MSQESVRASAIADLMRAGRETSRLSMMFRYAIAERLGLTVSDLECLDYLADVGSATAGQVAERTNLTTGAVTSMLRRLQQAGYVTAERDPADRRRVIVTLRPERLAELARPYERFAEQTKRLIEGYRVEEVMLLVRHFAHMQAMYLAELDRLRSGDTAPRPT encoded by the coding sequence ATGTCCCAGGAGTCGGTCCGTGCGTCCGCGATCGCCGACCTGATGCGCGCCGGGCGGGAGACGTCGCGGTTGTCCATGATGTTCCGGTACGCCATCGCGGAGCGGCTGGGCCTCACCGTGAGCGATCTGGAGTGCCTGGACTACCTGGCAGACGTCGGATCCGCCACGGCGGGGCAGGTCGCCGAGCGGACCAACCTCACCACCGGGGCGGTGACCAGTATGCTCCGCCGGCTCCAACAGGCTGGCTACGTGACGGCCGAGCGCGATCCGGCGGACCGGCGGCGGGTGATCGTCACCCTGCGGCCGGAGCGGCTCGCCGAGCTGGCCCGACCGTACGAGCGGTTCGCCGAGCAGACCAAGCGGCTCATCGAGGGTTACCGCGTCGAGGAGGTCATGCTGCTGGTCCGGCATTTTGCCCACATGCAGGCGATGTACCTCGCCGAGTTGGACCGCCTTCGCAGCGGCGACACCGCGCCGCGCCCTACCTGA
- a CDS encoding metallophosphoesterase: MTASLFAVSDLHVSYAENRQIVEGLQPESDQDWLIVAGDVGEIFADIEATLRQLRGRFHTVIWAPGNHELWTHASDPIQLRGVARYEALVRMCRDNGVLTPEDAYPVWRGTGGPVTVAPLFQLYDYTFLLPGLTKEESLRRAYEVGVVCTDELLLHPDPYPDRESWCRARLAQTERRLAAVDPTLPTVLVSHWPLVRAPTEVMWYPEFAQWCGTVATADWHVRFRAAVAVYGHLHIPRTTHYDGVRFEEVSLGYPREWRRRGGTPQPMRRIFAPAQ, translated from the coding sequence GTGACGGCCTCCCTGTTCGCAGTCAGCGACCTGCACGTGTCGTACGCCGAGAACAGGCAGATCGTCGAAGGTCTGCAACCCGAGTCGGACCAGGACTGGCTCATCGTGGCCGGTGATGTCGGCGAGATCTTCGCTGACATCGAGGCGACCCTGCGGCAGTTGCGCGGCCGGTTCCACACCGTGATCTGGGCCCCGGGCAACCACGAGCTGTGGACGCACGCCTCCGACCCGATCCAACTGCGCGGTGTGGCGCGCTACGAGGCGCTGGTGCGCATGTGTCGCGACAACGGCGTGCTCACCCCGGAGGACGCGTACCCGGTGTGGCGCGGCACGGGCGGGCCGGTGACGGTGGCGCCGCTGTTCCAGCTCTACGACTACACGTTCCTCCTGCCCGGGTTGACCAAGGAGGAGTCGCTGCGGCGGGCGTACGAGGTCGGGGTGGTGTGCACCGACGAACTGCTGCTGCACCCCGACCCGTACCCGGACCGGGAGTCCTGGTGCCGGGCCCGGTTGGCGCAGACCGAGCGCCGCCTCGCCGCTGTCGACCCCACACTGCCCACGGTGCTGGTCAGCCACTGGCCGCTGGTCCGCGCGCCCACCGAGGTGATGTGGTATCCGGAGTTCGCGCAGTGGTGCGGCACGGTCGCCACCGCCGACTGGCACGTGCGCTTCCGCGCCGCCGTGGCCGTCTACGGACACCTGCACATCCCGCGCACCACTCACTACGACGGCGTGCGCTTCGAAGAGGTGTCGCTGGGCTATCCCCGGGAGTGGCGCCGGCGGGGCGGAACACCCCAGCCGATGCGGCGGATCTTCGCGCCGGCGCAGTGA
- a CDS encoding NAD(P)/FAD-dependent oxidoreductase: MGSSTDFSVAIAGAGLSGLCLAQYLTRAGIDVHVYERDPGPFVRRQGYRIILDRYGLTALRESLPRPLYRLALATGDEPGGRLRFTDNRLRDAFTITFKNEPHATRQVDRLTLRSILQTGLTGRIHYGKAAVAVDSDGPAGLRLRFSDGGAATAGVVVAADGVGSALRTQLMPDADPANTPMAGIYGRTPLWRNGESIIPDVLRTSGVLAIADRPGRAFFFTSMRFGERPREAFARLAPGSYAPTGDDYVMWGLLLRQEEVPIAVRGELRALWQLAARLSADFHPLIRRLVDTAELDTTVLNLFASGQRPHRWAVPRATMMGDAVHVMPPFGAHGGNTALRDAALLGQKLVEARASGTPVEEAIASYQDEMVPYAFRAVDTAAGLMRRLTGSAAAPHWVLTRVLPRLHRVTVPEA; encoded by the coding sequence ATGGGCTCATCGACTGACTTCTCGGTGGCAATCGCCGGCGCCGGCCTCTCCGGCCTCTGCCTCGCCCAGTACCTGACGCGCGCCGGCATCGACGTGCACGTCTACGAGCGGGACCCGGGCCCCTTCGTCCGGCGGCAGGGCTACCGGATCATCCTCGACCGGTACGGGCTGACGGCGCTGCGCGAGAGCCTGCCCCGTCCGCTGTACCGCCTGGCGCTGGCCACCGGCGACGAACCGGGCGGGCGCCTGCGTTTCACCGACAACCGGCTGCGGGACGCATTCACCATCACCTTCAAGAACGAGCCGCACGCGACCCGCCAGGTCGACCGGCTGACCCTGCGGTCGATCCTGCAAACCGGGCTGACCGGGCGCATCCACTACGGCAAGGCCGCCGTCGCGGTGGACAGCGACGGCCCGGCCGGGCTGCGGCTGCGGTTCTCCGACGGCGGGGCCGCCACGGCAGGCGTCGTGGTGGCCGCGGACGGCGTCGGCTCGGCGCTGCGCACGCAGCTCATGCCGGACGCGGACCCGGCGAACACCCCGATGGCGGGCATCTACGGCCGAACGCCCCTGTGGCGCAACGGCGAGAGCATCATCCCGGACGTGCTGCGTACCAGCGGGGTCCTGGCCATCGCCGACCGGCCGGGCCGCGCCTTCTTCTTCACCTCCATGCGGTTCGGCGAGCGCCCGCGGGAGGCGTTCGCGCGTCTGGCCCCGGGCAGCTATGCGCCCACCGGCGACGACTACGTCATGTGGGGACTGCTGCTCCGGCAGGAGGAGGTGCCCATCGCCGTCCGTGGGGAGCTGCGGGCGCTGTGGCAACTGGCCGCCCGGCTGAGTGCCGACTTCCACCCGCTCATCCGGCGGCTGGTCGACACGGCCGAGCTGGACACCACGGTGCTCAACCTCTTCGCCAGCGGTCAGCGTCCGCACCGCTGGGCGGTGCCCCGGGCGACGATGATGGGCGACGCCGTGCACGTGATGCCGCCGTTCGGCGCGCACGGCGGCAACACCGCGCTCCGCGACGCCGCCCTGCTCGGCCAGAAACTGGTCGAGGCCCGGGCGAGCGGCACACCGGTGGAGGAGGCGATCGCCAGCTACCAGGACGAGATGGTGCCCTACGCCTTCCGCGCCGTCGACACCGCCGCCGGACTGATGCGCCGCCTCACCGGCAGCGCCGCTGCGCCGCACTGGGTGCTGACCCGTGTGCTACCTCGGCTGCACCGGGTCACCGTTCCGGAGGCATGA
- a CDS encoding SDR family NAD(P)-dependent oxidoreductase — MRIDGSVALVTGGTSGLGLAAARRLHERGASVVVLARSAQGKEVATALGERAAFAQGDVTSEDDVAAAIELAASLGTLRVVVNCAGTGNAVKTVGRDGPFPLAAFTQIVQVNLIGTFNVIRLAAARIAQADADGEERGVIVNAASVAAFDGQIGQAAYAASKAGVIGMTLPIARDLAALRIRVVTVAPGLFHTPMFDPLPRSAIEALGRQVPHPARLGDPAEFAALVAHIVENPMLNGETIRLDGALRMAPR; from the coding sequence GTGCGGATCGACGGAAGCGTCGCGCTGGTCACCGGCGGCACGTCCGGCCTCGGCCTGGCGGCGGCGCGCAGGCTGCACGAGCGGGGCGCGTCCGTGGTCGTGCTCGCCCGTTCGGCGCAGGGCAAGGAGGTCGCCACAGCCCTGGGCGAGCGCGCCGCGTTCGCCCAGGGCGACGTGACAAGCGAGGACGACGTCGCCGCCGCGATCGAGTTGGCCGCAAGCCTGGGCACGCTGCGGGTCGTGGTGAACTGCGCGGGCACCGGCAACGCCGTCAAGACCGTCGGCCGGGACGGTCCCTTCCCGCTGGCCGCCTTCACCCAGATCGTGCAGGTCAACCTGATCGGCACGTTCAACGTCATCCGCCTGGCCGCAGCGCGCATCGCGCAGGCCGACGCGGACGGGGAGGAACGCGGGGTCATCGTCAACGCCGCCTCGGTCGCGGCGTTCGACGGCCAGATCGGCCAGGCCGCGTACGCGGCGTCCAAGGCCGGCGTCATCGGCATGACCCTGCCGATCGCCCGCGACCTCGCGGCCCTGCGCATCCGCGTCGTCACCGTCGCGCCGGGGCTGTTCCACACCCCGATGTTCGATCCGCTGCCCCGGTCGGCGATCGAGGCGCTCGGCCGGCAGGTACCGCATCCCGCCCGGCTCGGCGACCCCGCGGAGTTCGCCGCGCTTGTCGCGCACATCGTCGAGAACCCGATGCTCAACGGCGAGACGATCCGCCTCGACGGCGCGCTGCGGATGGCTCCGCGCTAG